Proteins encoded in a region of the Syntrophales bacterium genome:
- a CDS encoding DUF5752 family protein, translating to MEEISEPFEFKQCISILKSTGKKAKNLRELRDAIATVSDECIFHHTYQYFLKGHILEYTSDFAHWAGESLEERALAEQLSNIDPYDFKDISDLRKELLGVIDDYLKRFPAPREAMPSNEFFFNETAILIFPVGIRAKNLAEFLMAIKYVDSGSIYYHFYEARIRLGGGIDDFSRWIEDAGKKELTERIKAIDPFMHNIEGIREHIVEAVEEEVRKDMEVI from the coding sequence ATGGAAGAAATAAGCGAGCCTTTTGAATTTAAACAATGCATAAGCATTTTAAAATCCACAGGTAAAAAGGCCAAAAATCTCCGAGAACTAAGAGATGCAATAGCCACAGTAAGTGATGAGTGCATATTTCATCATACCTACCAGTATTTTTTAAAAGGACACATTCTTGAATACACCAGTGACTTTGCACATTGGGCAGGAGAGAGCCTTGAGGAAAGGGCATTGGCGGAGCAACTTTCAAATATAGACCCATATGACTTTAAAGATATTAGTGATTTGAGAAAAGAACTATTGGGTGTAATAGATGACTATCTAAAAAGATTTCCGGCGCCGAGGGAGGCAATGCCGAGCAATGAATTTTTCTTCAATGAGACAGCAATACTCATATTTCCTGTCGGAATAAGAGCCAAGAACCTTGCAGAGTTTCTTATGGCTATAAAATATGTTGATTCGGGCTCTATATACTATCATTTCTATGAGGCAAGGATACGTCTGGGAGGTGGAATAGATGACTTTTCAAGATGGATTGAGGATGCCGGTAAAAAGGAACTTACTGAGAGGATAAAGGCCATAGACCCATTTATGCACAACATAGAAGGGATAAGGGAACATATAGTTGAGGCGGTTGAAGAAGAGGTGAGGAAAGATATGGAGGTTATATAG
- a CDS encoding glycosyltransferase, translating to MAEILQRMIPIIVELGINARWEVIEGDSRFFDITKKIHNALQGRLEKITDDMWQYHYEVNRRNIERLNLEADAVLIHDPQPAPLIEFRKGGRWIWRCHIDVSNPQQEVSDYLSKYCEKYDAAIFSVAKFARAMAMDEFIIPPSIDPISEKNRELTGEEIDETLNKFQIPTDRPVILQVSRFDRFKDPIGVIKAYRIVKKYNDCILILAGSPAIDDPEGETVLNEVREYAANDTDIYILLLPPFSDRDINALQRIATVVLQKSLKEGFGLTVSEAMWKGKPVMGGAVGGIPLQIVHGVTGFLIHSVEGAAFRIRQFLNNPEMLKRMGEHAREYVRKNFLITRQIRDYLSVWYSIENKGKSILEL from the coding sequence GTGGCCGAGATACTGCAGAGGATGATACCTATAATCGTCGAACTTGGCATTAATGCGAGATGGGAAGTTATAGAAGGAGATTCAAGATTCTTTGACATAACAAAGAAGATACATAATGCCCTTCAAGGTAGGCTTGAAAAAATTACCGATGATATGTGGCAGTATCACTATGAGGTCAACAGGAGAAATATTGAAAGACTTAATCTTGAGGCAGATGCAGTCTTAATACACGACCCCCAACCGGCGCCTCTCATTGAATTCAGGAAAGGTGGGCGATGGATATGGCGATGTCATATAGACGTATCAAATCCTCAGCAAGAGGTTAGCGACTATCTTTCTAAGTATTGCGAAAAGTATGACGCTGCTATTTTCTCTGTGGCAAAATTTGCAAGGGCAATGGCTATGGATGAATTCATTATTCCGCCATCCATAGACCCTATCAGTGAGAAAAACAGGGAGTTAACAGGTGAAGAAATAGATGAAACATTGAATAAGTTCCAGATACCGACAGACAGACCAGTGATACTTCAGGTTTCTCGATTTGACAGATTTAAAGACCCCATCGGTGTGATTAAAGCTTATAGGATTGTTAAGAAATATAATGATTGTATCCTCATCCTCGCAGGGAGCCCCGCAATAGATGATCCAGAAGGAGAAACAGTCTTAAATGAAGTCAGAGAATATGCAGCCAATGATACTGATATATATATCCTTTTATTACCTCCCTTCAGTGATAGGGATATAAATGCCTTACAGAGGATAGCAACTGTAGTTTTACAAAAGTCTTTGAAGGAAGGGTTTGGTCTTACAGTGTCCGAGGCAATGTGGAAAGGAAAACCTGTCATGGGTGGCGCTGTGGGAGGTATTCCGCTACAGATAGTACATGGTGTTACAGGCTTTCTTATTCATTCAGTAGAAGGCGCTGCATTCAGAATAAGGCAATTCCTTAATAATCCTGAGATGTTAAAGAGAATGGGTGAACATGCCAGAGAATATGTAAGAAAGAATTTTCTTATTACAAGACAGATAAGGGATTATCTATCAGTGTGGTATTCAATTGAGAATAAAGGAAAGAGCATTCTTGAGTTATGA
- a CDS encoding bifunctional alpha,alpha-trehalose-phosphate synthase (UDP-forming)/trehalose-phosphatase: MNSERLKAFIEERFSKGALIVVSNREPYIHKKTELSIKIERPAGGLVSAIDDVLKATGGIWVAWGSGSGDRDVVDDRNSVMVPPENPYYTLKRVWLSPGEVDNYYDGYSNQVLWPLCHITLDRVYFRKKFWRDYKKVNQSFANAVLEEAEEDSIIWIHDYHLCLVPEMLREKETKLTVAHFWHIPWPDWGVFRVCPQSKEILEGLLGNDLIGFQIPLFVKNFLDCVRECLHADVDYQNSTVTYKGRTTRLETFPISIDYDKFDSMASSQRTIKMMKNIKKKYELMQGYIGIGVDRLEYTKALIKRLQAINLFFEKSERFRRKFTFIQIAVPTRIKEPYLSYKKTVEELIAKVNEKYSVGCWRPIIYIDTKVEHKDLVAYYRMADVAIISSVYDGMNLVAKEYIASQVDEKGGLILSELAGAADELDGAILVNPYDIEEFSDSIKGSLIMSQREKASRMTTLRRQVKGNDIYKWVYDILREIVTISNTKNKKIFYLFDHISELEGKISPNIFLFLDYDGTLTPIVELPDKAFIPDDIRSLIIRLKEYIPIAVVSGRSLQDIKEKVGIEDIVYVGNHGAEIWDGKKAIISQGSKVETRILKELLARLKEALLHIQGVIIEDKGSTTSIHFRMVKVKYLGELFDKFWSIAKDVENTFRITSGKKVFEMRPLNARDKGDAVSWIIENMGNGRIPIYIGDDTTDEDAFRVLKGIGISISIGVCSESDYYLKNQKEIKEFLQELLKLEENLSDGHYRPDSCHPVV, translated from the coding sequence ATGAATTCTGAGAGGTTAAAGGCTTTTATAGAAGAACGTTTCTCTAAAGGGGCGCTGATAGTAGTGTCTAATAGGGAACCTTACATACATAAAAAAACAGAACTGAGCATTAAGATAGAGAGGCCAGCAGGTGGCCTTGTATCAGCAATAGATGATGTTTTGAAGGCGACTGGTGGAATATGGGTAGCATGGGGAAGTGGAAGCGGAGATAGAGATGTTGTTGATGATAGAAATTCCGTAATGGTACCTCCAGAAAATCCTTACTATACCCTAAAAAGGGTATGGCTCAGTCCGGGCGAAGTAGATAACTATTATGATGGGTATTCCAACCAGGTCCTATGGCCTCTTTGCCATATAACCCTTGACAGGGTATATTTCAGAAAGAAGTTCTGGCGGGACTATAAAAAGGTGAACCAATCTTTTGCCAATGCTGTTCTTGAAGAGGCTGAAGAAGATTCAATAATATGGATTCATGATTACCACCTCTGTCTTGTGCCAGAGATGCTCAGGGAAAAAGAGACAAAATTGACAGTAGCACATTTCTGGCATATTCCCTGGCCTGACTGGGGTGTCTTCAGGGTTTGCCCTCAATCAAAGGAAATACTTGAAGGATTGTTAGGGAATGACCTTATAGGTTTTCAAATTCCCCTCTTTGTGAAAAACTTTTTAGACTGTGTGAGAGAATGTCTCCATGCGGATGTGGATTATCAAAATTCAACAGTTACCTATAAGGGACGTACTACAAGATTAGAGACATTTCCCATAAGTATAGATTACGATAAATTCGATTCGATGGCGTCTTCTCAGCGGACAATAAAGATGATGAAGAATATAAAAAAGAAATATGAACTCATGCAGGGCTATATCGGTATCGGCGTTGACAGGCTTGAATATACAAAGGCTCTAATCAAGAGACTCCAGGCCATTAACCTGTTTTTTGAAAAATCTGAAAGATTCAGGAGAAAATTCACATTTATTCAGATTGCCGTCCCAACAAGGATAAAGGAACCATATCTTAGTTATAAAAAGACTGTTGAGGAACTTATCGCAAAAGTTAATGAAAAATATTCAGTGGGATGCTGGAGGCCGATAATTTACATTGATACAAAGGTTGAACATAAAGACCTTGTTGCCTATTACAGAATGGCTGATGTCGCCATAATAAGCTCTGTTTATGATGGAATGAATCTTGTGGCAAAGGAATATATAGCATCACAGGTTGACGAGAAGGGTGGGCTGATTCTAAGCGAACTTGCAGGAGCGGCAGACGAACTGGATGGGGCAATTCTTGTAAATCCTTACGATATTGAAGAATTCTCTGACAGTATAAAAGGGTCATTGATAATGTCACAGAGAGAAAAGGCAAGTAGAATGACAACCTTAAGGAGACAGGTTAAGGGAAACGATATTTATAAATGGGTTTATGATATTCTTCGTGAAATAGTAACAATCTCAAATACAAAAAATAAAAAAATATTTTATCTCTTCGACCACATCAGTGAATTAGAGGGAAAAATATCACCTAACATCTTTCTATTCCTTGACTACGATGGAACGCTGACTCCTATTGTTGAGTTACCGGATAAGGCGTTTATTCCTGACGATATACGTTCTCTTATAATTAGATTAAAGGAGTATATCCCTATTGCTGTAGTAAGTGGCAGGAGCCTTCAGGACATAAAAGAAAAAGTGGGGATTGAAGACATAGTTTATGTTGGAAACCACGGGGCAGAGATATGGGATGGCAAAAAGGCAATCATAAGTCAAGGCTCAAAAGTCGAGACTCGCATATTAAAAGAACTCTTAGCTCGGTTAAAAGAGGCGTTGTTACATATACAGGGGGTGATAATTGAGGACAAAGGTTCTACTACAAGCATACATTTTAGAATGGTAAAAGTTAAGTATTTAGGGGAGCTTTTTGACAAATTCTGGAGTATTGCAAAGGATGTCGAAAACACTTTCAGAATTACTTCCGGCAAAAAGGTTTTTGAAATGAGACCGCTAAATGCCCGGGATAAGGGTGATGCAGTATCATGGATAATCGAAAACATGGGTAACGGGAGAATTCCGATTTACATAGGCGATGATACAACGGATGAGGATGCCTTTCGTGTATTGAAAGGCATTGGTATATCTATTTCTATAGGTGTTTGCTCTGAATCTGATTATTATTTGAAAAATCAGAAAGAAATAAAAGAATTTCTACAGGAACTTTTAAAGCTCGAAGAAAATTTAAGCGATGGACATTATAGACCAGATAGCTGCCATCCCGTTGTTTGA
- a CDS encoding Crp/Fnr family transcriptional regulator — translation MDIIDQIAAIPLFEGLPGDQHENLAAIVIKQKFSRGQIIFSEGEEGNGFYVVVSGRVKIFKLSPEGKEQILHIFGPGEPFGEVPAFAGQHFPAYAEAIEDSRTLFFPRDSFVDLIKKNPSLALNMLAVLSLRLRRFTMLVEELSLKEVPGRLATYLLYLGERGDEDGELVLDISKSQLASLLGTIPETLSRILARMIRAGLIHSDGSRRIQVLDREALEELACGERRLS, via the coding sequence ATGGACATTATAGACCAGATAGCTGCCATCCCGTTGTTTGAAGGTCTTCCCGGGGACCAACATGAGAATTTGGCCGCCATAGTGATAAAGCAGAAATTCAGTCGGGGGCAGATCATCTTTTCTGAGGGAGAGGAAGGCAACGGCTTTTATGTTGTTGTGTCGGGCAGGGTCAAGATCTTCAAGCTATCACCGGAGGGGAAGGAACAGATTCTCCACATCTTTGGTCCCGGGGAACCTTTTGGTGAGGTGCCGGCCTTTGCCGGCCAACACTTTCCTGCCTATGCGGAAGCTATAGAAGATAGCAGGACATTATTCTTCCCTAGAGACTCATTTGTTGACCTGATCAAAAAGAACCCCTCTCTTGCCTTGAATATGCTGGCCGTCTTATCCCTACGTCTCCGAAGATTCACCATGCTGGTTGAAGAACTCTCCCTCAAAGAGGTGCCTGGAAGGCTTGCCACATACCTTCTCTACCTCGGCGAGCGGGGAGATGAAGATGGTGAGTTGGTATTGGATATCTCTAAATCCCAGCTGGCCAGCCTTCTGGGCACTATTCCCGAGACCCTTTCCCGCATCTTAGCCAGAATGATAAGGGCGGGGCTCATTCACTCGGACGGGTCCCGCCGTATCCAGGTATTAGACAGAGAAGCTCTGGAAGAGTTAGCCTGTGGAGAGAGACGTCTATCTTAG
- a CDS encoding response regulator, which translates to MSVKILVVDDEEDIVDLISYNLEKEGFAVIKAYDGEKALELLKTQKPKLVILDLMLPGINGLEICRLMRKNPETESLPIIMLTAKGDEVDRILGLEMGADDYITKPFHVRELIARIRAVLRRSEERPETDKAGTFTFKGLHIDYNTYEVTVDGKNVELGPTEIKLLRFLTRHPGRVYSRDQLLDYVWGDETFVEPRTVDVHISRLRAEIEKDKNKPQYVLTIRGIGYKFADIR; encoded by the coding sequence ATGTCTGTGAAGATACTGGTCGTTGACGATGAGGAAGACATCGTTGATTTGATTTCTTACAATCTTGAAAAAGAGGGATTTGCCGTCATCAAGGCCTATGACGGGGAGAAGGCCCTAGAACTGCTTAAAACCCAGAAACCTAAGCTGGTTATTCTTGATCTGATGCTTCCGGGTATCAACGGGTTGGAAATATGTAGATTAATGAGAAAAAATCCGGAAACGGAATCTCTGCCGATTATCATGTTGACGGCAAAGGGTGATGAGGTGGACAGGATACTGGGTTTAGAGATGGGGGCCGATGATTACATCACCAAACCCTTCCATGTTAGAGAACTCATTGCCCGGATACGGGCAGTTCTGCGAAGGTCCGAAGAACGACCGGAAACTGACAAAGCGGGAACCTTTACCTTTAAGGGGCTCCATATAGACTACAATACCTATGAAGTCACCGTTGATGGGAAAAATGTTGAGCTTGGCCCTACGGAAATCAAGCTGCTGAGATTTCTCACCCGGCACCCCGGCAGGGTTTACAGCCGGGATCAACTTTTAGACTACGTTTGGGGAGATGAGACCTTTGTGGAACCTCGAACGGTAGATGTCCATATCAGCCGGCTGAGAGCGGAAATTGAAAAGGATAAAAACAAACCGCAGTATGTTCTTACTATCAGAGGGATCGGCTATAAGTTCGCCGACATAAGATAA
- the atpH gene encoding ATP synthase F1 subunit delta encodes MIASGIAKRYARAFFEIAKEDNQFEKYYDELKIFASLLEENKNLKEFLSNPIFDRADKKAVIEAALQRISISSMTVNFLKLLTDKQRMGIFSDIVSCYREFMDHALRKVRVDVKTAFPLSAELMKNLQKGLEELTGKKVEMTVGEDASLVGGIVVRVGDTLYDGSVKTQLDNIRNLLTAS; translated from the coding sequence TTGATCGCAAGCGGTATTGCAAAACGTTATGCCCGGGCATTTTTCGAGATAGCTAAGGAAGATAATCAGTTTGAGAAGTACTATGATGAACTTAAAATTTTTGCCTCCCTACTTGAGGAAAACAAAAACCTGAAGGAATTCTTGTCGAATCCCATTTTTGATCGGGCTGATAAAAAGGCCGTTATAGAAGCAGCGTTACAGAGGATTAGTATCTCCAGCATGACTGTCAATTTTTTAAAGCTGCTGACTGATAAACAAAGGATGGGCATCTTCTCCGATATAGTAAGTTGTTACCGGGAATTTATGGACCATGCCCTCAGAAAGGTAAGGGTTGACGTTAAAACGGCCTTTCCCTTATCTGCTGAATTGATGAAGAACCTTCAGAAGGGTTTGGAAGAGCTGACCGGTAAGAAGGTGGAAATGACGGTAGGAGAAGATGCGTCATTGGTAGGCGGTATTGTGGTGAGGGTTGGGGATACGCTTTACGACGGAAGTGTTAAGACGCAGTTAGACAATATAAGGAATCTCTTGACAGCTTCATAA
- the atpA gene encoding F0F1 ATP synthase subunit alpha, whose product MERIRAEEISEIISKQIKDYEKKLDISETGTVLSVGDGIARVYGVENAMAMELLEFPGGILGMVLNLETDNVGVAVLGEVTHIKEGDIVKRTGRIAQVPIGEAVLGRVIDATGAPLDGKGPIEATEFRRIEMIAPGVVQRQPVNEPMYTGLKAIDAMTPIGRGQRELIIGDRQTGKTAICIDAIIRQKDTGVKCIYVAIGQKKSTVAQVVENLRKYDAMPYTCVVAACASDPATLQYIAAYSGCSIGEYFRDKGENALIIYDDLSKQAVAYRQISLLLRRPPGREAYPGDIFYNHSRLLERAARLSDELGGGSLTALPIIETQAGDVSAYIPTNVISITDGQVYLEPSLFFSGIRPAINVGLSVSRVGGAAQVKAMKQVAGTLKLDLAQYRELAVFAQFGSDLDKATQFQLARGIRLVEILKQPQFQPMSLSKQVVILFAGTRGYLDKYEVEKLKDYEPQLLSFVESKHPEIMREIEEQKVISPEIEKKMKDVLTEFDSVF is encoded by the coding sequence ATGGAGAGAATCAGGGCAGAGGAAATAAGTGAGATAATTTCCAAGCAGATTAAAGATTACGAAAAGAAACTGGACATCAGTGAAACAGGAACGGTACTGTCCGTGGGAGATGGCATCGCCAGGGTCTACGGTGTGGAAAACGCAATGGCCATGGAATTACTTGAATTTCCCGGTGGGATACTGGGTATGGTTCTGAACCTCGAAACCGATAATGTAGGGGTTGCCGTCCTGGGAGAGGTCACACATATCAAAGAGGGAGATATCGTAAAAAGGACGGGCAGGATTGCCCAGGTTCCCATAGGAGAAGCTGTACTAGGTCGTGTTATTGATGCAACTGGCGCGCCACTCGACGGGAAAGGTCCCATAGAGGCGACTGAGTTCAGAAGAATAGAGATGATTGCCCCCGGTGTTGTTCAGCGCCAACCGGTTAACGAACCGATGTACACCGGTCTGAAGGCTATTGATGCCATGACACCTATTGGAAGAGGACAGAGAGAACTTATCATCGGCGACAGACAGACAGGGAAAACGGCAATCTGTATAGATGCTATCATCAGACAGAAGGATACAGGTGTTAAATGTATTTACGTTGCCATCGGTCAGAAGAAATCAACGGTAGCCCAGGTGGTGGAAAACTTGAGAAAGTATGATGCCATGCCTTATACCTGTGTTGTCGCTGCCTGTGCCAGCGATCCGGCGACCCTGCAGTATATTGCGGCATATTCAGGATGCAGCATTGGTGAATATTTCCGGGATAAGGGGGAAAATGCTCTGATTATTTATGATGACCTTTCCAAACAGGCTGTCGCTTACCGGCAGATATCACTTCTTCTGAGAAGACCACCGGGACGTGAGGCTTACCCCGGAGATATTTTTTATAACCATTCGAGGTTATTAGAACGGGCAGCCCGGTTGAGTGACGAGCTCGGAGGTGGATCTCTGACGGCGCTTCCCATTATTGAAACCCAGGCAGGTGACGTTTCTGCCTATATTCCCACCAATGTTATTTCGATCACCGATGGCCAGGTCTACCTCGAACCAAGTCTGTTCTTCTCCGGTATTAGGCCGGCGATCAATGTTGGTTTGTCGGTTTCAAGGGTAGGCGGTGCCGCTCAAGTGAAGGCCATGAAACAGGTAGCAGGAACACTGAAACTTGATCTTGCCCAGTACAGAGAATTGGCCGTTTTTGCCCAGTTTGGCAGCGACCTGGATAAGGCAACTCAGTTTCAGCTGGCAAGAGGTATCCGTCTGGTGGAAATCTTGAAACAGCCTCAATTCCAACCCATGTCTCTTTCAAAGCAGGTTGTTATCCTCTTTGCCGGTACGAGAGGTTACCTCGATAAATATGAGGTTGAAAAATTGAAAGATTATGAGCCTCAGCTTCTTTCCTTTGTAGAGAGTAAGCACCCTGAGATCATGCGAGAAATTGAAGAGCAAAAGGTTATTAGCCCTGAAATTGAAAAGAAGATGAAAGATGTACTGACGGAGTTCGATTCTGTCTTTTAA
- the atpG gene encoding ATP synthase F1 subunit gamma: MAALRDIKRKVTAVQKTRQITRAMNMVAAAKFKSSQSRMVNFRPYASKFMDVLSSLALRVEPDAHPLLAVREPKKLRVISMTSDRGLCGGFNANVIKATERFIRERVREGKEIILIPIGRKGRDYFRKRTNITNERVDVFGRFDMTLAVEISESIIPPFEKEEYDELYLIYNEFYNVAIQRPAVVRMLPPLSLDQNLEIASGSRLDYIYEPGADALLEKLLPLYVHNMIYRALVETSAGENGARMVAMDNATKNCDDLINNLTLKYNKARQASITAELMDIVGGTEALAKG, encoded by the coding sequence ATGGCTGCATTGAGGGACATCAAGAGAAAGGTTACCGCAGTTCAGAAAACCAGGCAGATCACCAGAGCCATGAATATGGTGGCTGCGGCAAAATTTAAATCTTCTCAGTCGAGAATGGTAAATTTTAGACCCTATGCGAGTAAATTCATGGATGTCTTAAGTAGCCTGGCTCTCCGCGTGGAACCAGACGCTCACCCGCTTCTTGCCGTAAGGGAACCGAAAAAGCTCAGAGTGATCAGCATGACGTCCGACAGGGGGCTCTGTGGAGGTTTTAATGCAAATGTGATCAAGGCTACAGAGCGATTCATAAGAGAAAGGGTGCGTGAAGGTAAAGAAATAATACTGATTCCTATCGGGAGAAAAGGGAGAGATTACTTCCGAAAGAGGACAAATATTACAAACGAGCGAGTGGATGTATTCGGACGATTCGACATGACCTTGGCTGTGGAAATCTCGGAAAGTATTATACCTCCCTTTGAAAAGGAGGAGTATGATGAATTATACCTCATTTACAACGAGTTTTATAATGTAGCTATCCAGAGGCCGGCGGTGGTAAGGATGCTTCCCCCTCTTTCCTTAGATCAGAATTTAGAGATTGCCTCTGGCAGTAGGCTTGATTATATTTATGAACCAGGCGCCGACGCTTTGCTGGAAAAGCTTCTCCCTCTGTACGTTCACAACATGATCTACAGGGCGCTCGTAGAAACATCTGCCGGTGAAAATGGTGCCAGAATGGTCGCTATGGACAATGCAACCAAAAACTGTGATGATTTGATCAACAACCTGACTTTGAAATATAATAAAGCGAGACAGGCATCTATCACCGCAGAGCTGATGGATATTGTAGGTGGCACGGAGGCGCTGGCCAAGGGATAA
- the atpD gene encoding F0F1 ATP synthase subunit beta, with amino-acid sequence MNIGTVAQVIGPVVDVAFEEGNLPNIFNAVTITNPTINDEEDNLVVEVAQHVGDSVVRCIAMDITDGLVRGMKAKDTGLPIKVPVGRECLGRILNVVGRPVDGLGPVEAKNYVPIHREAPTFLEQDTAVHVLETGVKVIDLLVPFPRGGKMGMFGGAGVGKTVVMMEMIHNIAMHHGGISVFAGVGERTREGNDLYLEMKESGVIKQAALIYGQMTEPPGARARVALTALTAAEFFRDVEGQDVLLFIDNIFRFTQAGSEVSALLGRMPSAVGYQPTLATDLGELQERITSTNKGSITAVQCVYVPADDLTDPAPATTFAHLDGTVVLSRPLTELGIYPAVDPLDSTSRILDPNVVGGEHYQVARKLQMTLQKYKDLQDIIAILGMDELSEEDKLTVSRARKIQRFLSQPFFVAAQFTGTEGKFVPVAETIRGFKEILEGKHDELPEQAFYMVGGIDEAVEKAKRLAEQ; translated from the coding sequence ATGAATATAGGAACAGTTGCACAGGTAATAGGACCGGTTGTTGACGTGGCATTTGAAGAGGGAAATCTCCCGAATATCTTTAATGCGGTTACCATAACCAATCCCACGATTAATGATGAAGAGGACAACCTGGTCGTCGAGGTTGCCCAGCACGTGGGTGATAGCGTTGTCAGGTGCATCGCCATGGACATCACAGATGGTCTCGTCAGGGGTATGAAGGCAAAGGATACGGGCCTACCGATCAAGGTGCCTGTTGGACGTGAATGCCTCGGCAGGATACTGAACGTTGTCGGCAGACCGGTTGATGGTTTGGGTCCTGTGGAGGCAAAAAACTATGTGCCGATCCACAGAGAGGCCCCAACATTTCTCGAACAGGACACAGCGGTGCATGTTCTGGAAACGGGGGTCAAGGTTATTGATCTGCTGGTGCCCTTTCCGAGAGGTGGGAAGATGGGGATGTTCGGTGGTGCTGGTGTCGGTAAAACCGTGGTGATGATGGAGATGATCCATAATATTGCCATGCATCATGGTGGTATCTCCGTATTCGCCGGTGTTGGTGAAAGAACCAGGGAGGGTAACGATCTCTATCTCGAAATGAAGGAATCCGGCGTTATAAAACAGGCCGCCCTCATCTATGGTCAAATGACTGAGCCACCGGGAGCGAGAGCAAGGGTAGCGCTGACGGCTCTGACAGCGGCAGAGTTTTTCCGGGATGTGGAAGGGCAGGACGTGCTCCTTTTCATAGACAATATATTCAGATTTACCCAGGCAGGTTCTGAGGTTTCCGCGCTGCTCGGCAGAATGCCCTCGGCAGTCGGCTATCAGCCAACCCTAGCTACAGACCTGGGGGAACTTCAGGAAAGAATTACATCTACCAATAAGGGATCAATTACTGCTGTTCAATGCGTATACGTCCCTGCCGATGACCTCACAGACCCGGCACCGGCAACGACCTTTGCGCATCTCGATGGAACTGTCGTCTTATCGAGACCGCTCACCGAACTGGGAATTTATCCTGCCGTGGATCCCCTTGATTCAACGTCCCGTATACTGGATCCAAACGTCGTGGGGGGGGAACATTATCAGGTGGCAAGAAAGTTGCAAATGACATTACAAAAATACAAGGATCTCCAGGATATTATCGCCATCCTCGGTATGGACGAACTTTCGGAGGAAGATAAATTAACGGTGAGCAGGGCAAGAAAGATACAGAGATTTTTGTCCCAGCCCTTCTTCGTGGCTGCCCAGTTTACCGGTACCGAAGGTAAGTTTGTACCTGTCGCTGAAACCATAAGAGGTTTTAAAGAAATCCTCGAAGGCAAGCATGATGAGCTACCTGAACAGGCATTTTATATGGTCGGCGGCATTGACGAAGCGGTGGAAAAAGCAAAGAGGCTTGCAGAACAGTGA
- a CDS encoding F0F1 ATP synthase subunit epsilon — protein MTDEPVVILEIVTPEKMAFSGKVEQVTIPGSEGQFGVLKGHAPLLSSVDIGELNFTQDGKKTYYAVSTGYAEVASDRITVLVETAERSDMIDRERARRAKEVAEVKLPKMSGEDADYERVRAALMRALMRLSVSEKP, from the coding sequence ATGACTGACGAGCCTGTTGTAATCCTCGAAATTGTTACCCCTGAAAAGATGGCCTTCAGTGGGAAGGTGGAACAGGTGACAATACCGGGAAGTGAAGGCCAGTTTGGTGTACTCAAGGGACATGCACCCCTTCTCAGTTCCGTTGATATCGGCGAGTTGAACTTCACCCAGGATGGTAAAAAAACTTACTATGCCGTAAGTACCGGTTATGCAGAAGTTGCATCCGACAGGATAACCGTTCTGGTAGAGACAGCCGAGAGGTCCGATATGATAGACAGGGAAAGGGCAAGAAGGGCTAAGGAGGTGGCAGAAGTCAAACTACCCAAAATGTCCGGAGAAGACGCGGATTATGAGAGGGTAAGGGCAGCCCTGATGAGGGCTCTAATGAGGCTTAGTGTCTCAGAGAAGCCATAG